Genomic segment of Ruegeria sp. TM1040:
TCTCGTCCCAGACCAAGGACAAACTGGTCTCCTCTGAGGTGCGCCCAGTTGTAGAGAGCCTGATGGGGGAAAAACTTGCCGAGTGGTTCGAGGAAAACCCCAACGTTGCCAAGCAGGTGGTCGGTAAGATCATCGAAGCGGCTCTGGCGCGCGAGGCCGCCCGCAAGGCGCGCGAACTCACACGTCGCAAAACCGCGATGGACGTGAATTTCCTCGCCGGAAAGCTCAAGGATTGCTCGGAGAAAGACCCCGCCAAGACCGAAGTCTTCCTTGTCGAGGGGGACTCTGCGGGGGGCTCGGCGCAGACTGGACGCGACCGCCAAACCCAGGCGATCCTGCCCTTGAAAGGTAAGATCCTGAACGTGGAGCGCGCGCGCTTTGACCGGATGCTCTCGAGCCAGGAAATCGGCAATCTCGTGATGGCCCTGGGCACGGGCATCGGCCGTGACGAGTTCAACATCGAGAAACTGCGCTACCACAAGATCGTCATCATGACCGACGCGGACGTGGATGGGGCGCACATCCGGACGCTGCTGCTCACGTTCTTCTATCGCCAGATGCCGGAACTCATCGAAGGTGGCTATCTCTATATTGCGCAGCCGCCGCTTTATAAGGTCAGCCGTGGCAAGTCCGAGGTGTATCTCAAGGACCAAGCCGCGATGGACGACTATCTGATCAATCAGGGCGTCGACGGCGCGTTGCTGCGTCTGGGCGACGGGTCCGAGATTGCGGGTCAGGATCTCACGCGTGTCGTTGATGAGGCACGCCGTCTGAAGCGTCTTTTGGACGCGTTCCCGACGCATTACCCGCGTCACATCCTTGAACAAGCTGCCATTGCTGGGGCTTTTGTGCCCGGAGCGGTGGATGCGGATCTGCAGGGCGTTGCGGATAAGGTTGCGGCACGACTTGATTTGATCGCGCTGGAGTATGAGCGCGGCTGGCAGGGCCGTATCACGCAGGATCACGGCATCAGGCTGGCACGTATCCTGCGCGGGGTTGAAGAGGTCCGCACATTGGATGGTCCGATGCTGCGCTCTGGCGAAGCGCGCAAGACCGGTAGCTTCACCAAGTCGCTCCAAGAGATTTACGGAGCCCCGGCCACACTGCATCGCAAGGATCGTCAGCAAGCGATCTACGGTCCTCTAGATCTCCTTAAGGCGATTTTGGAGGAAGGTGAAAAAGGTCTGACTCTCCAACGCTACAAGGGTC
This window contains:
- the gyrB gene encoding DNA topoisomerase (ATP-hydrolyzing) subunit B, with protein sequence MSENEQAPAEYGADSIKVLKGLEAVRKRPGMYIGDTDDGSGLHHMVYEVVDNGIDEALAGHADRVTVTIHADSSVSVSDNGRGIPVDIHAEEGVSAAEVIMTQLHAGGKFDSNSYKVSGGLHGVGVSVVNALSDWLELRIWRNGKEHVARFERGDTVKHLTVVGDCGDRTGTEVRFLASTDTFSNLEYSFETLEKRLRELAFLNSGVRIVVADERPAERLESELFYEGGVNEFVKYLDRSKTPVMDAPIYIKGEKDDIGVEIAMWWNDSYHETVLPFTNNIPQRDGGTHVAGFRGALTRTINSYAQSSGIAKKEKVSFTGDDAREGLTCVLSVKVPDPKFSSQTKDKLVSSEVRPVVESLMGEKLAEWFEENPNVAKQVVGKIIEAALAREAARKARELTRRKTAMDVNFLAGKLKDCSEKDPAKTEVFLVEGDSAGGSAQTGRDRQTQAILPLKGKILNVERARFDRMLSSQEIGNLVMALGTGIGRDEFNIEKLRYHKIVIMTDADVDGAHIRTLLLTFFYRQMPELIEGGYLYIAQPPLYKVSRGKSEVYLKDQAAMDDYLINQGVDGALLRLGDGSEIAGQDLTRVVDEARRLKRLLDAFPTHYPRHILEQAAIAGAFVPGAVDADLQGVADKVAARLDLIALEYERGWQGRITQDHGIRLARILRGVEEVRTLDGPMLRSGEARKTGSFTKSLQEIYGAPATLHRKDRQQAIYGPLDLLKAILEEGEKGLTLQRYKGLGEMNPDQLWETTLDPDARTLLQVRVDDMIEADDLFTKLMGDVVEPRREFIQKNALSVENLDF